The Longimicrobiales bacterium genome contains a region encoding:
- a CDS encoding NUDIX domain-containing protein encodes MIPVVAVVASHAGQYLVGRRPYEKQHGGLWEFPGGKVDPGETLLEAAHREVAEELAMEVTSVGETLFVGRDSGSPFEIHFVEVTLSGEPVALEHIDLGWFTPKTLRTMPLAPSDAAFVEWVAATT; translated from the coding sequence GTGATACCCGTCGTCGCCGTGGTCGCCTCACACGCCGGCCAGTACCTGGTCGGCCGACGCCCCTACGAGAAGCAACACGGAGGGCTCTGGGAATTCCCGGGCGGCAAGGTCGATCCCGGAGAGACCCTACTAGAGGCGGCCCACCGGGAGGTCGCAGAGGAACTCGCCATGGAAGTGACATCCGTCGGAGAGACACTCTTCGTGGGCCGTGACAGCGGGAGCCCCTTCGAGATTCACTTCGTCGAGGTCACGCTGTCGGGAGAGCCCGTCGCCCTCGAACACATCGACTTGGGCTGGTTCACCCCAAAAACACTGCGCACCATGCCCCTGGCCCCGTCCGACGCCGCGTTCGTCGAGTGGGTCGCCGCAACCACCTGA
- a CDS encoding NOL1/NOP2/sun family putative RNA methylase: protein MDDWAAFTEAAGRPEPSVIRTRTGRISPEALVERLAAQGFRVVPKPGLEGFFEVADGPTAISATVEHWLGLFYVQQASTGVAAPLLDPKPGERVLDLCSAPGGKTTHAADLMGDTGCLVAGEISESRIRGLLGNVYRLGHPNIFVVSGDGRDFPEEASFDRVLVDAPCSGEGTLRRSGGKAPFQSKSFKGYVTGAQRGLLEKAIRVTRPGGTILYVTCTFAPEENEAVVDHALRTQPVELEPIEPPVPHARGLTSFGDTRYDSRLEGAVRIYPHHLDSGGLFIAKLTKLDDGSVADEGWWSAPPTFFATPGEQADDAVAADLVRAATDELTGRFGVPPEVFDDSSFILRGGRLWLHTLQEWPFPAWKEGPWRPISVGFRAVDFDSRGRARPTNDLLRWLGDALSNRVQTVTSEELQSLVAREPVGLSEDILGPVAIRHEGAVIGRGAATQDGLKSEIPKARAADLMRAFKQK, encoded by the coding sequence GTGGACGACTGGGCCGCCTTCACCGAGGCCGCCGGACGTCCTGAGCCTTCTGTGATTCGGACCCGCACGGGCCGAATCTCGCCAGAAGCGCTGGTCGAGCGACTGGCTGCTCAGGGCTTCCGCGTCGTGCCGAAGCCAGGGCTCGAGGGCTTCTTCGAAGTCGCGGACGGACCCACCGCGATCTCGGCCACCGTAGAGCACTGGCTAGGGTTGTTCTACGTGCAGCAGGCATCGACTGGGGTGGCGGCTCCTCTGCTAGACCCGAAGCCGGGCGAGCGTGTCCTAGACCTGTGTTCGGCGCCCGGAGGGAAAACAACCCATGCCGCCGACCTCATGGGCGACACCGGGTGCCTGGTGGCGGGAGAGATCAGCGAGAGCCGCATACGCGGCCTCCTCGGAAATGTTTACCGCTTGGGACACCCGAACATCTTCGTCGTCTCGGGCGACGGACGTGACTTTCCGGAAGAGGCTTCCTTCGATCGTGTCTTGGTCGACGCTCCATGCTCTGGGGAGGGCACGCTCCGGAGGAGTGGGGGCAAGGCGCCCTTCCAGTCCAAGTCGTTCAAGGGATACGTGACAGGCGCGCAACGCGGTCTGCTCGAGAAAGCCATTCGTGTGACGCGGCCGGGCGGCACGATTCTCTACGTCACGTGCACCTTTGCACCAGAGGAGAACGAAGCGGTCGTCGACCACGCACTGCGTACACAGCCGGTGGAACTAGAGCCGATCGAACCGCCGGTTCCGCACGCCCGCGGGCTCACGTCCTTCGGGGATACGCGCTACGACAGTCGGCTTGAGGGCGCGGTGCGGATTTATCCGCATCACCTCGATTCTGGGGGTCTCTTCATCGCGAAGCTGACGAAGTTGGACGACGGAAGCGTAGCGGATGAAGGCTGGTGGAGTGCGCCGCCTACGTTTTTTGCGACTCCCGGCGAACAAGCCGACGACGCGGTCGCCGCCGATCTCGTGCGTGCTGCTACGGACGAGCTGACGGGTCGATTCGGCGTTCCACCCGAGGTCTTTGATGACTCAAGTTTCATTCTGAGGGGTGGGCGTCTGTGGCTTCACACGCTCCAGGAATGGCCATTTCCTGCGTGGAAGGAAGGTCCGTGGCGCCCTATCTCAGTGGGTTTCAGAGCCGTGGACTTCGACTCTCGAGGTCGGGCGCGACCGACCAACGACCTTCTCCGTTGGCTTGGGGACGCCTTATCGAACCGAGTCCAGACCGTGACGTCTGAGGAGTTGCAGAGTTTGGTAGCGCGTGAACCCGTAGGGCTCTCCGAAGACATTCTGGGGCCTGTCGCGATCCGTCATGAGGGTGCCGTGATCGGGAGGGGGGCTGCGACCCAGGATGGCTTGAAGAGTGAGATCCCAAAGGCCCGGGCTGCTGACCTCATGAGAGCGTTCAAGCAGAAGTAG
- a CDS encoding co-chaperone GroES family protein, translating to MTDSKKRLIVVGDRVLIEPEEGEDRTKVGLYLPATAVDSQPVQGGIVRATGPGNAVSAPTELGNEPWKIGSPEPRYVPLQARLGDYAIFFRNAAVEITFEGIRYLVVPQAAILTLVREEDETDEGLLPF from the coding sequence ATGACGGATTCAAAGAAGCGTCTCATCGTTGTCGGCGATCGTGTCTTGATCGAGCCGGAAGAAGGTGAAGACCGCACCAAAGTCGGGCTGTACCTCCCCGCCACGGCGGTGGACAGCCAGCCGGTTCAAGGCGGGATTGTGCGGGCCACCGGTCCGGGGAATGCGGTGTCGGCGCCCACGGAGCTCGGGAACGAGCCTTGGAAGATCGGTTCGCCGGAGCCTAGGTACGTCCCGCTTCAGGCCCGTCTGGGGGATTATGCGATTTTCTTCCGGAATGCCGCGGTCGAGATCACGTTCGAAGGGATTCGGTACTTAGTGGTTCCTCAGGCCGCCATCCTGACGCTCGTCCGAGAAGAAGACGAAACGGACGAAGGCCTTCTCCCGTTCTAG
- a CDS encoding PfkB family carbohydrate kinase: MTAPAVLAVGTVSLDTIESGAKSAKDVLGGSAPYFGAAARVSCAVELLGVVGEDFPQGHLDRLRDAGIGTDGIERHPGETFKWQVRYAPDGSRETLGTNRETALRAAPGLDTGQKDPRALFLGSTDPSIQAAVLASAGTPDFVVLDTMAHWIRDRRSDFELVARSADVVLLNEEEAVLLGNGKSESGVRTLLEAGCSWVVVKRGKEGAIAFGHDRAVLASGARPSQVIDPTGAGDAFAGGLVEALARSWPDRLGMEEAMASGAAFGALAVEGFSVDRLLGATSEGVASRAREVRVSVRMHRPGPN, encoded by the coding sequence ATGACCGCACCCGCGGTCTTGGCTGTGGGCACCGTCTCCTTGGATACGATCGAGAGCGGTGCGAAGAGTGCCAAGGATGTGCTCGGTGGGTCCGCCCCGTACTTCGGAGCAGCGGCACGGGTCTCATGTGCTGTTGAACTGCTGGGTGTGGTCGGCGAGGACTTTCCGCAGGGGCATCTGGATCGGCTCAGGGATGCAGGCATCGGAACCGACGGGATCGAACGGCATCCGGGGGAGACCTTCAAGTGGCAGGTGCGTTATGCGCCCGACGGGTCGCGTGAGACCCTCGGGACGAATCGGGAGACCGCTCTCCGGGCCGCACCTGGACTCGATACAGGGCAGAAGGACCCGAGGGCGCTCTTTTTGGGCAGCACCGACCCCTCGATCCAGGCCGCGGTCTTGGCTTCAGCAGGAACGCCGGACTTTGTGGTCTTAGACACCATGGCTCACTGGATTCGGGACCGGCGCTCCGACTTTGAACTGGTGGCGCGTAGCGCGGACGTCGTCCTGCTCAATGAAGAAGAGGCCGTGCTTCTGGGGAACGGGAAGAGCGAGAGTGGGGTGCGAACGCTACTCGAGGCGGGGTGTTCTTGGGTGGTCGTGAAACGGGGGAAAGAGGGTGCGATCGCGTTTGGTCACGATCGTGCTGTTCTTGCTTCCGGGGCCCGGCCCAGTCAGGTCATCGATCCCACCGGAGCTGGGGACGCTTTCGCAGGTGGACTCGTGGAGGCTTTGGCCCGGAGTTGGCCTGATCGGTTGGGTATGGAAGAAGCCATGGCCAGCGGGGCCGCCTTTGGTGCCCTGGCGGTAGAGGGTTTTTCCGTGGATCGACTCTTGGGTGCGACCTCTGAAGGCGTCGCATCGCGGGCCCGAGAAGTGAGGGTCAGCGTGCGCATGCACCGCCCGGGGCCCAACTGA